A genomic stretch from Leptodactylus fuscus isolate aLepFus1 chromosome 10, aLepFus1.hap2, whole genome shotgun sequence includes:
- the CLRN3 gene encoding clarin-3, protein MPSKQKTLLFFTGFVSSVGSFAIICTCLATTEWVSSKIQFTGKNYTGEATVNLGLFWTTHSKIIIGGGGLPTPQTGREVFQILMDTNGIKIIHVIIIILLVISLVSTFLSSATTCLNSVSNPYLTFLGPLGVYVWTAISGIPVLLAMILFAINIEVNKLTKEIAILVDYSDDVLGSVQNAYGYSFWLLLLSLFFNAVTVATIFYYQHVRYSQQIEKERPMEAANRDVILF, encoded by the exons ATGCCGTCCAAACAGAAGACCCTGCTGTTCTTCACTGGGTTTGTGTCAAGCGTCGGGTCCTTTGCCATCATTTGCACATGTCTGGCCACTACAGAATGGGTTTCCAGTAAGATTCAGTTCACAGGTAAAAACTATACCGGAGAAGCGACAGTAAACCTTGGATTGTTTTGGACCACTCACTCTAAGATTATCATTGGTGGAGGCGGGCTACCTACCCCACAGACGGGACGTGAAG TTTTTCAGATATTGATGGACACAAACGGTATTAAAATCATCCATGTCATAATTATAATATTACTGGTAATCAGTCTGGTATCGACATTCCTGAGCTCGGCGACTACATGCTTGAACAGTGTCAGCAATCCATATCTGACCTTCCTAGGCCCTCTGGGAGTCTATGTGTGGACTGCAATAAGTG GGATCCCCGTCCTTCTCGCCATGATCCTGTTTGCAATAAATATAGAAGTCAACAAACTGACAAAAGAAATTGCAATCCTTGTGGATTACAGCGATGATGTTCTTGGATCGGTACAAAACGCGTACGGATATTCGTTCTGGCTTCTGCTGCTCAGTCTATTTTTCAATGCTGTCACTGTCGCGACTATTTTCTATTATCAACATGTGAGATACAGCCAACAGATAGAAAAAGAAAGACCTATGGAGGCAGCGAACCGGGACGTTATCCTATTCTGA